Proteins encoded by one window of Acidipropionibacterium virtanenii:
- a CDS encoding cold-shock protein, with amino-acid sequence MAQGTVKWFSPEKGYGFIAVDGNASEDVFVHWKSIEIEGFKTLDEGQRVEFDITEGRKGQQAENVRLA; translated from the coding sequence ATGGCACAGGGAACCGTCAAGTGGTTCAGCCCCGAGAAGGGGTACGGCTTCATCGCCGTTGACGGAAATGCTTCCGAGGACGTCTTCGTCCACTGGAAGTCGATTGAGATCGAGGGCTTCAAGACCCTCGATGAGGGCCAGCGGGTCGAGTTCGACATCACCGAGGGCCGCAAGGGCCAGCAGGCCGAGAACGTCCGTCTCGCCTGA
- a CDS encoding PP2C family protein-serine/threonine phosphatase, producing MTTSDIGSATPPVPARIRISQIAGARPDIGVATDVGLRHPTNQDFAAVDVDRDGCHVVLVVADGVSSTDGAEEAAQTAASTACDYLTAALTQGLPVSDDAVISLFGRAVQRAHQAVLDAPGPEGTGACTLVTAICSVDRILVANVGDTRAYWFPTEGPARRLTVDDSVAQAQIDMGMSREEAEAGAGAHAITKWIGARATDLDPRVLSIRPRTPGWVMVCSDGLWNHVPDPTALGEVVGRFTADAAPGADGRPDPQAVAAALAEFANSQGGFDNVTVALWRADAVPVRREDSPASPDAPVE from the coding sequence ATGACCACATCCGACATCGGATCAGCAACCCCGCCCGTCCCCGCCCGGATACGGATCTCCCAGATCGCCGGCGCCCGCCCCGATATCGGTGTCGCCACTGACGTCGGTCTGCGCCACCCCACCAATCAGGATTTCGCCGCCGTCGACGTCGACCGTGACGGATGCCATGTCGTGCTCGTGGTCGCCGACGGGGTGTCCTCCACCGACGGCGCCGAGGAGGCGGCGCAGACGGCCGCCTCCACGGCATGCGACTACCTCACCGCTGCGCTGACCCAAGGGCTCCCGGTGAGCGACGACGCCGTCATCTCGCTGTTCGGCCGGGCCGTCCAGCGGGCCCATCAGGCCGTCCTGGACGCCCCCGGTCCGGAAGGCACCGGAGCCTGCACCCTGGTGACGGCGATCTGCTCGGTCGACCGCATTCTCGTCGCCAATGTCGGCGACACCAGGGCCTACTGGTTCCCCACCGAGGGTCCCGCCCGGCGCCTGACCGTCGACGACTCGGTCGCCCAGGCCCAGATCGACATGGGGATGTCGCGCGAGGAGGCCGAGGCCGGTGCCGGCGCCCACGCCATCACGAAATGGATCGGCGCCAGGGCCACCGACCTCGACCCCCGGGTGCTGTCGATCCGGCCACGCACACCTGGCTGGGTGATGGTCTGCAGCGACGGGCTGTGGAACCACGTCCCCGATCCGACGGCCCTCGGCGAGGTGGTGGGCAGGTTCACCGCCGATGCCGCGCCCGGAGCCGACGGGCGGCCCGACCCCCAGGCCGTCGCGGCGGCTCTCGCCGAATTCGCGAATTCCCAGGGAGGATTCGACAACGTCACTGTCGCTCTGTGGCGCGCCGATGCGGTGCCCGTTCGCCGTGAGGACAGCCCGGCGTCCCCCGATGCCCCGGTCGAGTAG
- the trpS gene encoding tryptophan--tRNA ligase: MTDNSPEAGEGSNEATLARSQARSDKVEADLAVHPENWRILTGDRPTGKLHIGHYFGSLANRVRLQDRGVESFLVIADYQVIYDRDGVGDIQENVLSGVADYLAIGIDPARSTIFTHSALPGLNQLLLPFLSLVTDAELRRNPTVKDELSTSERPMSGLMLTFPVHQAADILFCKANLVPVGKDQLPHIEQTRVIARRFDERYGRVDPDHPVFPEPEALLSATPHVLGLDGTKMSKSRGNTIEIGMTADQTAKLIKKAKTDAERHISYDPDARPEVSNLLLLTGLCEGSDPETVAEEIGDGGSGTLKKRLTASMNDYFAPIRAKRAELAADEGYLRSVLREGNGRAGAVADRTLDEVRRAMKMVY; encoded by the coding sequence ATGACTGACAACTCTCCCGAGGCCGGTGAGGGCTCCAACGAGGCCACTCTGGCTCGCTCCCAGGCGCGAAGCGACAAGGTTGAGGCCGATCTGGCCGTGCATCCGGAGAACTGGCGGATCCTCACCGGTGACCGCCCCACCGGCAAGCTCCACATCGGTCACTACTTCGGTTCCCTGGCCAACCGGGTGAGGCTGCAGGACCGTGGCGTGGAGTCCTTCCTGGTGATCGCCGACTACCAGGTGATCTACGACCGCGACGGGGTGGGCGATATCCAGGAGAACGTCCTGTCGGGGGTGGCCGACTATCTGGCGATCGGCATCGATCCAGCCCGGAGCACGATCTTCACCCATTCCGCCCTGCCGGGCCTCAACCAGCTGTTGCTGCCCTTCCTGTCGCTGGTCACCGACGCCGAGCTGCGCCGCAACCCGACCGTCAAGGACGAGCTGTCCACCTCGGAACGGCCCATGTCCGGGCTGATGCTCACCTTCCCGGTGCATCAGGCCGCCGACATCCTGTTCTGCAAGGCCAACCTGGTGCCGGTCGGCAAGGACCAGCTCCCTCATATCGAGCAGACCCGGGTGATCGCTCGTCGCTTCGACGAGCGGTACGGAAGGGTGGACCCCGATCACCCCGTCTTCCCCGAGCCCGAGGCCCTGCTGTCGGCCACCCCGCACGTCCTCGGGCTGGACGGCACCAAGATGAGCAAGTCGCGCGGCAACACCATCGAGATCGGGATGACCGCCGACCAGACCGCCAAACTCATCAAGAAGGCCAAGACCGACGCCGAGCGTCACATCAGTTACGACCCGGACGCACGCCCCGAGGTGTCGAACCTGCTACTGCTCACGGGGCTGTGCGAGGGCTCGGATCCGGAGACGGTCGCCGAGGAGATCGGCGACGGCGGGTCGGGGACTCTCAAGAAGAGACTCACCGCGTCGATGAACGACTACTTCGCCCCGATCCGGGCGAAGCGGGCGGAGCTGGCCGCCGACGAAGGGTACCTGCGTTCCGTGCTGCGCGAAGGCAACGGGCGCGCCGGGGCGGTGGCCGACCGGACTCTCGACGAGGTCCGGCGCGCCATGAAGATGGTCTACTGA
- a CDS encoding Rv3235 family protein, translated as MSPTDPIRDDISRVLLAVDGIVLEQVADWVPRALDGPPPRVTGQQPLPLLSLDTGSTGPPASAISDGRVSSDRVAARMTTTVAAIILECVSGRRAMPHLRMLCTEEAFEQLHEWPRGPAWARAALVSSPHAGAVDGVIDAVVTLDVAGHRLAMGLRLERRRQGWLVSEAGLVASPGVTALLGGARSVASPLSRPSGRGSA; from the coding sequence ATGAGCCCGACAGATCCGATCCGCGATGACATCAGCCGCGTCCTCCTGGCCGTCGACGGGATCGTCCTGGAGCAGGTGGCCGACTGGGTGCCCAGGGCCCTCGACGGCCCTCCACCCCGGGTCACCGGACAGCAGCCTCTGCCGCTGCTGTCCCTCGACACGGGCAGCACGGGGCCCCCGGCCAGTGCCATCTCCGACGGTCGGGTGTCTTCCGACAGGGTGGCCGCACGGATGACCACCACCGTCGCGGCTATCATCCTCGAGTGCGTTTCGGGCCGCCGCGCCATGCCGCACCTGCGAATGCTGTGCACCGAGGAGGCCTTCGAACAGCTCCACGAATGGCCGCGCGGGCCCGCCTGGGCCCGTGCCGCACTGGTGTCCAGCCCGCACGCAGGGGCCGTCGACGGGGTGATCGACGCTGTTGTGACGCTGGATGTCGCGGGCCATCGCCTGGCGATGGGCCTGCGACTGGAACGGCGCCGCCAGGGCTGGCTGGTGAGCGAGGCCGGCCTGGTCGCCAGCCCCGGCGTCACCGCGCTGCTGGGAGGAGCCAGATCCGTCGCCTCCCCCCTCAGCCGGCCGTCCGGCCGTGGCAGTGCTTGA
- a CDS encoding DUF6912 family protein has translation MPARTSHSTGADRLVFIPADASGARKLVEDGGSDVQGFAVTPELRSILDLGAGGEEEAERAAMVIGSIWGLARFGRRLVLVAHLPEAELGENYEVDNGGVSIARLQPSRITAWFADEDDRVSEPAAGQIAGMVIDDAWNDVSVQSLLAEHEMSWHDITEQLPAPGTDPVRS, from the coding sequence ATGCCAGCACGTACATCACACAGCACGGGCGCCGATCGACTCGTATTCATCCCTGCCGATGCGAGCGGTGCCCGGAAGCTGGTGGAGGACGGCGGTTCGGATGTCCAGGGCTTCGCCGTCACCCCCGAGCTGCGCTCGATTCTCGATCTGGGCGCGGGCGGCGAGGAGGAGGCCGAGCGCGCCGCCATGGTGATCGGATCCATCTGGGGCCTGGCGCGATTCGGCCGGCGTCTGGTGCTGGTGGCCCACCTGCCCGAGGCGGAGCTCGGGGAGAACTACGAGGTCGACAACGGCGGGGTGTCCATCGCCCGTCTCCAGCCCTCCAGAATCACCGCATGGTTCGCCGACGAGGACGACCGGGTCTCGGAACCGGCCGCCGGCCAGATCGCCGGAATGGTCATCGATGACGCGTGGAACGACGTCTCGGTTCAGAGCCTGCTCGCCGAGCACGAGATGTCCTGGCACGACATCACCGAGCAGTTGCCGGCTCCCGGCACCGATCCCGTCCGCAGCTGA
- a CDS encoding ImmA/IrrE family metallo-endopeptidase, translating to MDLHDAVGAIGGQTRDTPELPGLDSLYAAAAAGRPSDELEDLRAVLCRLPMLGPYNAMLVEVQRPGALYVATAWTWRHEFGRHPRPGARPLVILKPFMPVEFVYDVSETDGRPLPQGVMDPFRASGPVTEEGLSAFTGRLPDEAISYRETPFGSAQAGRTQTVGSWDPGRAPRKGEIRYAITVNDSTDPATRLATLFHELGHIYCGHLAGAGAQRHQRRALSPESQEFEAEIVSWLACGRLRIDSPSGRYLHGHLQPDGTMPPVSVQAVVHALGKVEAIAGGMRSLAAMVSGPPARDEEEPSAQEMLDFGAWEP from the coding sequence ATGGATCTGCACGATGCGGTCGGCGCCATCGGCGGTCAGACCCGCGACACGCCGGAGCTGCCCGGCCTGGACAGCCTCTATGCGGCCGCCGCGGCGGGCCGGCCCTCCGACGAGCTGGAGGATCTGCGGGCCGTGCTGTGCCGACTGCCGATGCTCGGCCCCTACAACGCCATGCTGGTCGAGGTGCAGCGTCCAGGAGCCCTGTACGTCGCCACCGCCTGGACCTGGCGTCACGAGTTCGGACGGCATCCGCGCCCGGGAGCCCGGCCGCTGGTCATCCTCAAACCCTTCATGCCGGTGGAATTCGTCTACGACGTCAGCGAGACCGACGGAAGGCCGCTGCCGCAGGGCGTTATGGATCCCTTCCGTGCCAGCGGGCCGGTCACCGAGGAGGGGCTGTCGGCATTCACGGGCAGGCTGCCCGACGAGGCGATCAGCTACCGGGAGACACCCTTCGGTTCGGCCCAGGCCGGCCGGACGCAGACCGTCGGGTCCTGGGATCCGGGGCGGGCGCCGCGCAAGGGCGAGATCCGATACGCGATCACGGTCAACGATTCGACGGACCCGGCGACCCGCCTGGCAACCCTCTTCCACGAGTTGGGGCACATCTACTGCGGGCACCTGGCGGGGGCCGGTGCACAGCGTCATCAGCGCCGTGCCCTCAGCCCCGAGAGCCAGGAGTTCGAGGCCGAGATCGTCTCCTGGCTGGCCTGCGGACGCCTCCGCATCGACTCCCCGTCCGGGCGCTACCTGCACGGCCACCTGCAGCCGGACGGGACGATGCCACCTGTTTCGGTGCAGGCGGTCGTTCACGCCCTGGGCAAGGTGGAGGCGATCGCGGGCGGGATGAGGTCGCTGGCAGCCATGGTGTCGGGGCCGCCGGCGCGCGACGAGGAGGAGCCCTCCGCCCAGGAGATGCTCGATTTCGGCGCGTGGGAGCCGTGA
- a CDS encoding SEC-C metal-binding domain-containing protein: MQERSGAGAVGDPGAADPDKERVEKPEGFKNVGRNQKCPCGSGKKFKHCHGRTAG; the protein is encoded by the coding sequence ATCCAGGAGCGGTCCGGAGCCGGTGCCGTCGGTGATCCGGGCGCTGCGGATCCCGACAAGGAACGGGTCGAGAAACCCGAGGGATTCAAGAACGTCGGACGCAATCAGAAGTGCCCGTGCGGGTCGGGCAAGAAGTTCAAGCACTGCCACGGCCGGACGGCCGGCTGA
- a CDS encoding DUF3107 domain-containing protein: MEIKIGITDVPREVTLESDESPEDIASKLRETLSQPDGVLTLTDPKGRTILVPTRTIAYLDLGQPNARPVGFGTV, from the coding sequence ATGGAGATCAAGATCGGAATCACCGACGTCCCCCGCGAGGTGACCCTCGAGTCTGACGAGTCGCCCGAGGACATCGCGTCGAAGCTGCGGGAGACGTTGAGTCAGCCCGACGGCGTGCTCACCCTCACCGATCCGAAGGGACGCACGATCCTTGTTCCGACCCGGACCATCGCCTACCTCGACCTGGGCCAGCCGAACGCCAGGCCGGTCGGATTCGGGACTGTGTGA
- a CDS encoding PHP domain-containing protein, which produces MMAAAEARLQVIALTDHDTFDGLPEAIAAGQRFGVRVLPGVEVSCNQGGTEVHLLGYGCRVSDEALGAELELIRKGRGGRLARMVAALREAGLDITVDEVLARAGSAPSIGRPHVADVMIAKGYVADRDEAFRDWLDEGRPGFVRRYSCDLPRAVDLIHGAGGAAVLAHPWGRGAESVLTTDVITALARRHGLDGIEVDHQNHTAEQRSLLFDLGGRLGLIRTGSSDYHGTGKKDHALGCNTTRETAYRELCIRIQIRGGELYRV; this is translated from the coding sequence GTGATGGCTGCCGCCGAGGCCCGCCTGCAGGTCATCGCCCTGACCGATCACGACACCTTCGACGGGCTGCCAGAAGCGATCGCGGCGGGGCAGCGGTTCGGGGTGCGGGTGCTTCCGGGCGTCGAGGTCTCATGCAATCAGGGGGGCACCGAGGTGCACCTGCTCGGCTACGGCTGCAGAGTCTCCGACGAGGCGCTGGGCGCCGAGCTGGAGCTCATTCGCAAGGGCCGCGGCGGACGGCTGGCCAGGATGGTCGCCGCCCTGCGGGAAGCCGGTCTCGACATCACCGTCGACGAGGTGCTGGCCAGGGCCGGATCGGCCCCGAGCATCGGACGCCCCCACGTCGCAGACGTCATGATCGCGAAGGGCTACGTCGCCGATCGCGACGAGGCCTTCCGCGACTGGCTCGACGAGGGCCGGCCCGGGTTCGTCCGCCGTTACTCCTGCGACCTGCCAAGGGCGGTCGATCTCATCCACGGGGCCGGCGGCGCGGCGGTCCTGGCCCACCCGTGGGGCCGGGGGGCCGAATCCGTGCTCACCACCGACGTCATCACCGCACTGGCGCGCCGGCACGGTCTTGACGGCATCGAGGTGGATCACCAGAACCACACCGCCGAGCAGCGCTCCCTGCTGTTCGACCTGGGAGGGCGGCTCGGTCTGATCCGGACAGGATCCAGCGACTACCACGGCACCGGGAAGAAGGATCACGCACTGGGCTGCAACACCACCCGCGAGACCGCCTATCGCGAGCTGTGCATCCGGATCCAGATCCGGGGCGGCGAGCTGTACCGGGTCTGA
- a CDS encoding DUF2505 domain-containing protein — MDINTTAQFAATPDKVTAMMTDPEWWVDVYRRIGATTSNITPTENGISLDLALPAPHQVQKIVGETLSAHQDLTWQAPAEDGSRQGELVINPKGMPAKAVGHASLAAGGPGSVVTYTGEFTISLPVVGKKLEKVAGPYLTRAFDVQQEAGDDYLSR; from the coding sequence ATGGACATCAACACGACCGCCCAGTTCGCAGCCACCCCCGACAAGGTGACTGCCATGATGACCGACCCCGAATGGTGGGTCGACGTCTACCGCCGCATCGGCGCCACGACCAGCAACATCACTCCGACCGAGAACGGGATCTCCTTGGATCTGGCTCTCCCCGCCCCTCACCAGGTTCAGAAGATCGTGGGTGAGACCCTGTCGGCGCACCAAGACCTCACCTGGCAGGCACCCGCCGAGGACGGCTCCCGGCAGGGCGAGCTCGTCATCAACCCGAAGGGGATGCCCGCCAAGGCCGTGGGTCATGCGAGCCTGGCCGCCGGTGGTCCCGGCAGCGTCGTCACCTACACCGGCGAGTTCACCATCTCGCTGCCGGTGGTCGGCAAGAAGCTCGAGAAGGTCGCAGGGCCCTATCTCACCCGCGCCTTCGATGTGCAGCAGGAGGCCGGGGACGACTACCTGTCCAGGTGA
- a CDS encoding DEAD/DEAH box helicase, with amino-acid sequence MILSTETSEPETFADLGVRDDICQALAGVGIVSPFPIQSMCIPIAVEGNDLIGQARTGTGKTLAFGVTILQRIILPGDEGWDDHAERRPQALVTCPTRELALQVSRDIATAASVRGARVLTIYGGVGYEPQIEALQNGVDVVVGTPGRLLDLAHRKDLDLSAARITVLDEADEMLDLGFLPDVEKLLAMTPSNRQSMLFSATMPSAIMSLARAHLNKPMHIRAEGADAQATVPDTTQFVYQAHPMDKIEVIARILQSRDVEKVMIFCRTKRACQRLADDLDDRGFKARAIHGDLTQVAREKALKKFRSGEATILVATDVAARGIDVTGVSHVINHECPDDEKTYVHRIGRTGRAGAKGVAVTLVDWADVTRWKMINKALDLGIEEPVETYSTSAHLFTDLDIPEGTKGHLPGSKPSERRPAEHRKDREKHDRGHRSDRERGRSRRDGGEREEARQDHPKRKRTRRRNGEVIEHKPQADGTQQPDSTAPVEAVQEAPAASVQGSPVSTEQAVAERLEQAGAVAAVDGRTSRRPASAKKATTARKTSTARKDGAKDRSGKAEAKKARVVKTGTRKAKRTTADDVAPTVVVQQPAEITEQRGTTASQRRRRRARGHDEAS; translated from the coding sequence ATGATCCTGTCAACTGAAACTTCAGAACCTGAGACATTCGCCGATCTCGGCGTCCGCGACGACATCTGCCAGGCCCTCGCCGGCGTCGGCATCGTCTCCCCCTTCCCCATCCAGTCGATGTGCATCCCGATCGCGGTGGAGGGGAACGACCTCATCGGGCAGGCCCGCACCGGAACCGGGAAGACCCTCGCCTTCGGCGTGACGATCCTGCAGCGCATCATCCTTCCCGGGGACGAGGGATGGGACGACCACGCCGAGCGCAGACCCCAGGCACTGGTGACCTGTCCCACCCGCGAACTCGCCCTGCAGGTCTCCCGGGACATCGCCACCGCCGCCAGCGTGCGCGGCGCGAGGGTCCTCACCATCTACGGCGGCGTCGGTTACGAACCTCAGATCGAGGCACTGCAGAACGGTGTGGACGTTGTCGTCGGCACCCCGGGCCGCCTCCTCGACCTGGCCCACCGCAAGGACCTCGACCTGTCCGCTGCGCGTATCACGGTGCTCGACGAGGCCGATGAGATGCTCGACCTGGGCTTCCTGCCCGACGTCGAGAAGCTGCTCGCCATGACGCCGAGCAACCGCCAGTCGATGCTCTTCTCGGCCACCATGCCGTCCGCGATCATGAGCCTGGCCAGGGCCCACCTCAACAAGCCGATGCACATCCGCGCCGAGGGCGCCGACGCCCAGGCCACCGTGCCCGACACGACCCAGTTCGTGTATCAGGCGCACCCGATGGACAAGATCGAGGTGATCGCTCGGATCCTGCAGTCCCGCGACGTCGAGAAGGTCATGATCTTCTGCCGCACCAAGCGCGCCTGCCAGCGGCTGGCCGACGACCTCGACGACCGTGGCTTCAAGGCCCGCGCGATCCACGGCGACCTCACCCAGGTCGCCCGTGAGAAGGCGCTCAAGAAGTTCCGGTCCGGCGAGGCCACCATCCTGGTCGCCACCGACGTCGCGGCACGCGGCATCGACGTCACCGGCGTCTCCCATGTCATCAACCACGAGTGCCCCGATGACGAGAAGACCTATGTGCACCGGATCGGGCGCACCGGTCGGGCGGGCGCCAAGGGTGTGGCGGTGACCCTCGTCGACTGGGCCGACGTCACCCGCTGGAAGATGATCAACAAGGCCCTGGATCTGGGCATCGAGGAGCCGGTGGAGACCTATTCCACCTCGGCCCATCTCTTCACCGACCTCGACATTCCCGAGGGAACGAAGGGTCATCTTCCGGGAAGCAAGCCCTCCGAGCGCCGCCCCGCCGAACACCGCAAGGACCGCGAGAAGCACGATCGCGGCCACCGCTCGGACCGCGAGCGCGGGCGCTCGCGCCGCGACGGCGGCGAGCGCGAGGAGGCCAGGCAGGATCACCCGAAGCGCAAGCGCACCCGGCGTCGCAACGGCGAGGTGATCGAGCACAAGCCCCAGGCCGACGGCACTCAGCAGCCCGACAGCACGGCACCGGTCGAGGCGGTTCAGGAGGCCCCGGCAGCCTCTGTTCAGGGCTCACCGGTGTCGACCGAGCAGGCCGTCGCAGAGAGGCTGGAGCAGGCCGGCGCAGTGGCCGCGGTGGATGGTCGCACATCCAGAAGGCCCGCCTCGGCGAAGAAGGCCACGACGGCTCGGAAGACGTCGACGGCCAGGAAGGACGGAGCCAAGGACCGCTCCGGCAAGGCCGAGGCGAAGAAGGCGCGGGTGGTCAAGACCGGGACCCGCAAGGCGAAGAGGACCACGGCCGATGACGTCGCCCCCACCGTCGTCGTCCAGCAGCCCGCCGAGATCACCGAGCAGCGGGGCACGACGGCCTCCCAGCGACGCCGCCGCAGGGCCCGTGGTCACGACGAGGCCAGCTGA